The Trichoplusia ni isolate ovarian cell line Hi5 unplaced genomic scaffold, tn1 tig00003828, whole genome shotgun sequence genome includes a window with the following:
- the LOC113508112 gene encoding uncharacterized protein LOC113508112 has product MNSYKCGACDESLSDGAHCTICNQELHFHCAGITEAGYRKLGDRRLTWRCSKCKISNASQPPSSPRIEPESLNLKEIRAIAQKLAPLETLRHEITELRSEFADLKSSLSETNTEIKEFNGKIKEIEARLLQVEKVVEQVDLIHARLDKLEEGNNTKEQWTRMNNIEIKGLPQNNHENLFDIIGKIGAKISYPVSKAQINFITRVPSREKDHTKPIIVCFLNLNVKEGFIAAARLTVKTAPLTTGQSDLPGNQRIFINDHLTLHNKALLSKTKKMAAEMDFRYVWVKHSKIHARKTEISPTIVLKNEKDLIKIK; this is encoded by the coding sequence ATGAATTCTTACAAGTGTGGCGCCTGTGACGAATCGCTTTCTGATGGGGCTCACTGCACAATCTGTAATCAAGAACTGCACTTCCACTGTGCTGGAATAACAGAGGCTGGTTATCGAAAATTGGGTGATAGAAGGCTTACTTGGCGTTGTAGCAAGTGTAAAATAAGTAATGCTTCTCAGCCACCGTCGTCACCAAGGATTGAGCCAGAATCACTTAACCTAAAGGAAATAAGAGCTATCGCTCAAAAACTAGCTCCACTGGAAACCTTGAGACACGAGATAACTGAGCTACGTTCGGAGTTTGCAGATTTAAAATCGTCACTGAGCGAAACGAATACGGAGATAAAGGAGTTCAATGGGAAAATCAAGGAAATCGAAGCGCGTCTACTACAAGTGGAGAAGGTCGTAGAACAAGTGGATCTCATTCATGCTCGCTTAGATAAACTTGAGGAAGGAAATAATACTAAGGAGCAGTGGACTAGAATGAATAACATAGAAATAAAGGGTTTGCCTCAAAATAATCACGAGAACTTGTTCGACATAATTGGTAAAATTGGCGCTAAAATAAGTTATCCAGTGTCTAAAGCTCAGATCAACTTTATTACTAGGGTGCCAAGCCGTGAGAAGGATCATACAAAGCCTATTATAGTGTGTTTCTTGAACCTCAACGTGAAAGAGGGCTTCATTGCTGCGGCCAGACTAACTGTCAAAACTGCTCCCTTAACTACGGGACAAAGCGATCTTCCAGGGAATCAACGGATTTTTATCAACGATCACCTGACATTACATAATAAAGCCTTGCTATCTAAAACCAAGAAGATGGCCGCAGAAATGGATTTTCGCTATGTCTGGGTCAAGCACAGCAAAATACACGCGAGAAAGACCGAGATATCTCCTACGATAGTGCTAAAAAACGAGAAAGAcctcatcaaaataaaataa